One Anser cygnoides isolate HZ-2024a breed goose chromosome 4, Taihu_goose_T2T_genome, whole genome shotgun sequence genomic region harbors:
- the CPXM1 gene encoding probable carboxypeptidase X1: MPGLRLPVLLLLPLLAAAPPAPPAQTAPPDGALRPGAAGVGGSRGSTAAPPRGAGTGGPTTSSAATPPRGAATGGTPKGPAATPPRGTARGGPGSATPASPQPPERGTLKGGAGAKAPVPRRKVVRVKVVKKKVLKKKPKAPAKDPAAPQEPQCPPLGLESLRVLDSQLRASSDKRYGLGAHRGRLNIQSGLYDGDFFDGGWCAGQEDKEQWLEIDARRLTNFTGVITQGLNSIWTYDWVTSYKVQFSNDTHTWQPCRNGTEEAVFPGNKDPETPVLNMLPSPVVARYIRINPQTWFENGTICLRAEVLGCPLPDPNNIYYWPSDPVPTDKLDFRHHNYKEMRKLMKRVNDECPNITRVYSIGKSYLGLKMYVMEISDNPGQHEVGEPEFRYVAGMHGNEVLGRELLLNLMEYLCREFRRGNPRVVRLVTDTRIHLLPSMNPDGYETAYKLGSELSGWAMGRWTYEGIDLNHNFADLNTALWDAEDNDLVPHEFPNHYIPIPEYYTFANATVAPETRAVIDWMQRYPFVLSANLHGGELVVTYPFDMTRTYWKAQELTPTADDGVFRWLATVYATSNLAMASEERRLCHYDDFMRSGNIINGANWHTVPGSMNDFSYLHTNCFEITVELSCDKFPHASELPAEWENNRESLLLYMEQVHRGIKGVVRDVDTEQGIANAIISVDGINHDVRTAADGDYWRLLNPGEYEVTARAEGYEAATRPCRVPFDNVPTACSFRLARRRPRGRAGAAPRPPPDLPLRIRRRRLRRLRAQRREPGAGR; encoded by the exons ATgccggggctgcggctcccggtgctgctcctgctgccgctgctggccgccgccccccccgcgccccccgcccagACGGCGCCCCCCGACGGCGCTCTGAggcccggggccgcgggggtggggggctcccggggctcCACGGCGGCGCCCCCCAGAGGCGCCGGGACGGGGGGGCCAACGACGAGCAGCGCCGCGACCCCCCCGAGGGGCGCCGCGACGGGGGGGACCCCGAAAGGCCCGGCCGCGACCCCCCCGAGGGGcacggcgcggggggggccgggcagcgcgacccccgccagcccccagccccccgagcGCGGGACGCTGaaggggggggccggggccaaAG cccccgtgcCCAGGAGGAAGGTCGTGCGGGTCAAAGTGGTGAAGAAAAAGGTGCTGAAGAAGAAGCCGAAGGCTCCAGCCAAGGACCCGGCTGCCCCGCAGGAGCCTC AGTGCCCCCCACTGGGGCTGGAGTCCCTGCGCGTGCTGGACTCCCAGCTCCGCGCCTCCAGCGACAAGCGCTACGGCCTGGGCGCCCACCGCGGGCGGCTCAACATCCAG TCAGGGCTCTACGATGGGGATTTCTTCGACGGCGGCTGGTGCGCGGGGCAGGAGGACAAGGAGCAGTGGCTGGAGATCGACGCCCGCCGGCTGACCAACTTCACCGGGGTCATCACGCAGGGGCTCAACTCCATCTGGAC GTACGACTGGGTGACCTCCTACAAGGTCCAGTTCAGCAACGACACGCACACGTGGCAGCCGTGCCGCAACGGCACCGAGGAGGCG GTCTTCCCGGGGAACAAGGACCCCGAGACGCCGGTGCTCAACATGCTGCCCTCGCCGGTGGTGGCCCGCTACATCCGCATCAACCCGCAGACCTGGTTCGAGAACGGCACCATCTGCCTGCGGGCGGAGGTCCTGGGCTGCCCCCTGCCAG ACCCGAACAACATCTACTACTGGCCCAGCGACCCCGTGCCCACGGACAAGCTGGATTTCCGGCATCACAACTACAAGGAGATGAGAAAG CTGATGAAGCGGGTGAACGACGAGTGCCCCAACATCACCCGCGTCTACAGCATCGGGAAGAGCTACCTGGGCCTCAAGATGTACGTCATGGAGATCTCCGACAACCCCGGGCAGCACGAAGTGG GCGAGCCCGAGTTCCGCTACGTGGCGGGGATGCACGGCAACGAGGTGCTgggccgggagctgctgctcaACCTGATGGAGTACCTGTGCCGCGAGTTCCGCCGCGGCAACCCCCGCGTGGTGCGGCTGGTCACCGACACCCGCatccacctcctgccctccatGAACCCCGACGGCTACGAGACCGCCTACAAGCTG GGCTCCGAGCTGTCGGGCTGGGCCATGGGCCGCTGGACCTACGAGGGCATCGACCTCAACCACAACTTCGCCGACCTCAACACGGCGCTGTGGGACGCCGAGGACAACGACCTGGTGCCCCACGAGTTCCCCAACCACTACATCCCCATCCCTGAGTACTACACCTTCGCGAACGCCACG GTGGCCCCCGAGACGCGGGCGGTGATCGACTGGATGCAGCGGTACCCCTTCGTGCTGAGCGCCAACCTGCACGGTGGGGAGCTGGTGGTCACCTACCCCTTCGACATGACCCGCACCTACTGGAAGGCGCAGGAGCTGACGCCCACGGCCGACGACGGCGTCTTCCGCTGGCTGGCCACCGTCTACGCCACCTCCAACCTGGCCATGGCCAGCGAGGAGCGCCGCCTCTGCCACTATGACGACTTCATGCGCTCCGGCAACATCATCAACGGGGCCAACTGGCACACGGTGCCCGGCA GCATGAACGACTTCAGCTACCTGCACACCAACTGCTTCGAGATCACGGTGGAGCTCTCCTGCGACAAGTTCCCGCACGCCTCCGAGCTGCCGGCCGAGTGGGAGAACAACCGCGAGTCCCTGCTGCTCTACATGGAGCAG GTGCACCGCGGCATTAAGGGGGTGGTGCGGGACGTGGACACGGAGCAGGGCATCGCCAACGCCATCATCTCCGTGGACGGCATCAACCACGACGTCCGGACCG ccgcggACGGGGACTACTGGCGGCTGCTGAACCCGGGCGAGTACGAGGTGACGGCGCGGGCCGAGGGCTACGAGGCGGCCACCCGGCCGTGCCGCGTCCCGTTCGACAACGTGCCCACGGCCTGCAGCTTCCGCCTGGCCCGGCGCCGCCCGCGGGGACGAGCGGGggccgcgccccggcccccccccgacctCCCGCTGCGGatccgccgccgccgcctccgccggcTCCGGGCCCAGCGCCGCgagccgggggcggggcggTAA